One window from the genome of Enterobacter asburiae encodes:
- the yihA gene encoding ribosome biogenesis GTP-binding protein YihA/YsxC has protein sequence MTTWNYQQTHFVTSAPDIRHLPSDTGIEVAFAGRSNAGKSSALNTLTNQKSLARTSKTPGRTQLINLFEVAEGKRLVDLPGYGYAQVPEEMKIKWQRALGEYLEKRLCLKGLVVLMDIRHPLKDLDQQMIDWAVASDIAVLVLLTKADKLASGARKAQVNMVREAVLAFNGDVQVEPFSSLKKQGVDKLRQKLDTWFSELEPATEAEEE, from the coding sequence GTGACTACCTGGAACTACCAACAGACGCATTTTGTCACCAGTGCGCCCGATATTCGCCACCTTCCTTCTGATACCGGTATTGAAGTGGCATTTGCTGGCCGCTCCAATGCGGGGAAATCCAGCGCCCTGAATACGCTGACCAATCAGAAGAGCCTGGCGCGTACCTCAAAAACACCTGGCCGTACCCAGCTGATCAACCTGTTTGAAGTCGCTGAGGGCAAACGCCTGGTCGACTTACCGGGCTACGGTTACGCGCAGGTACCGGAAGAGATGAAAATCAAGTGGCAGCGTGCGCTGGGTGAATACCTGGAAAAACGCCTGTGCCTGAAAGGTCTGGTGGTGCTGATGGATATTCGCCATCCCCTGAAAGATCTGGATCAGCAGATGATCGACTGGGCTGTAGCAAGCGACATCGCCGTGCTGGTGCTGCTGACGAAAGCCGATAAGCTGGCAAGCGGCGCGCGCAAAGCGCAGGTGAATATGGTTCGCGAAGCGGTGCTGGCGTTCAACGGTGATGTGCAGGTTGAACCGTTCTCCTCCCTGAAAAAGCAGGGCGTGGACAAGCTGCGTCAGAAGCTCGACACCTGGTTTAGCGAGCTGGAACCCGCGACGGAAGCGGAAGAAGAGTAA
- a CDS encoding spot 42 RNA, inhibition of DNA synthesis gives MFYLSDLLLHVIGFG, from the coding sequence ATGTTCTATCTTTCAGACCTTTTACTTCACGTAATCGGATTTGGCTGA
- the dsbA gene encoding thiol:disulfide interchange protein DsbA codes for MKKIWLALAGMILAFSASAAQFTDGKQFITLDKPVAGEPQVLEFFSFYCPHCYQFEQVLHVSDNVKKKLPEGTKMTKYHVEFLGPLGKDLTQAWAVAMALGVEDKITAPMFEAVQKTQTVQTTADIRKVFVDAGVKGEDYDAAWNSFVVKSLVAQQEKAAADLQLQGVPAMFVNGKYQLNMQGMDTSSMDIFVQQYADTVKYLVEKK; via the coding sequence ATGAAAAAAATTTGGCTGGCGCTGGCAGGTATGATTCTGGCATTTAGCGCTTCTGCTGCGCAGTTTACCGACGGCAAACAGTTCATCACGCTGGACAAACCGGTTGCTGGCGAGCCACAGGTTCTGGAGTTCTTCTCGTTCTACTGCCCGCACTGCTATCAGTTCGAGCAGGTTCTGCATGTTTCTGACAACGTGAAGAAAAAGCTGCCAGAAGGCACCAAAATGACCAAGTACCACGTCGAGTTCCTGGGCCCATTGGGTAAAGACCTGACTCAGGCGTGGGCTGTTGCTATGGCACTGGGCGTGGAAGATAAAATCACTGCGCCAATGTTTGAAGCCGTACAGAAAACCCAGACCGTTCAGACCACAGCGGATATCCGTAAAGTGTTCGTTGATGCCGGCGTGAAAGGTGAAGATTATGACGCTGCATGGAACAGCTTTGTGGTGAAATCTCTGGTGGCTCAGCAGGAAAAAGCGGCTGCTGACCTCCAGCTTCAGGGCGTTCCGGCGATGTTTGTTAACGGCAAATACCAGCTGAACATGCAGGGCATGGACACCAGCAGCATGGATATCTTCGTACAGCAGTATGCTGATACCGTGAAATACCTGGTTGAGAAGAAGTAA
- the yihI gene encoding Der GTPase-activating protein YihI: protein MKKPTSAAGAKRPAKARRKTREELNQEARDRKRDKKHRGHTAGSRANGGGAAGASAKGKQQKDPRIGSKTPIPLGVTDTPVTKQHKPKSEKPMLSPQAELDLLENDERLDALLERLEEGETLTAEEQSWVDAKLDRIDELMQKLGLSYDDDEDEEEEEDEKQEDMMRLLKGGN from the coding sequence ATGAAAAAACCAACCTCCGCTGCGGGCGCGAAACGCCCTGCAAAAGCACGCCGCAAAACGCGCGAAGAACTGAACCAGGAAGCGCGCGATCGTAAACGCGACAAAAAACATCGCGGTCATACTGCGGGTAGCCGTGCCAACGGTGGTGGTGCAGCGGGTGCTTCTGCAAAAGGCAAACAGCAGAAAGACCCTCGTATCGGCAGTAAAACTCCCATTCCACTGGGCGTGACAGACACCCCGGTCACTAAGCAGCACAAACCAAAGAGCGAGAAACCTATGCTTTCACCGCAGGCTGAGCTGGATTTGCTGGAGAACGATGAGCGCCTGGACGCGCTGCTGGAACGTCTTGAAGAGGGTGAAACCCTGACCGCTGAAGAGCAGTCATGGGTGGATGCCAAGCTGGATCGTATCGATGAACTGATGCAGAAGCTGGGCCTGTCATACGACGATGACGAAGATGAAGAAGAAGAAGAAGACGAGAAGCAGGAAGATATGATGCGTCTTCTGAAGGGTGGAAACTAA
- a CDS encoding serine/threonine protein kinase: protein MNDQAFTFQTLHPDTIMDALFEQGIRVDSGLTPLNSYENRVYQFQDEDRQRFVVKFYRPERWSAEQIQEEHQFAHDLLDDDVPVAAPLKFNNQTLLTHEGFYYAVFPSLGGRQFEADNIDQMEWVARYLGRIHQTGRKKAFIARPTIGIQEYLLEPRGIFETSAMIPTALKDDFLNATDKLIAAVKTCWRDDIAVLRLHGDCHAGNILWRDGPLFVDLDDARMGPAVQDLWMLLNGDKAEQRMQLETIIEAYEEFSPFNSDEIALIEPLRAMRFVYYLAWLIRRWDDPAFPRNFPWLTGEDYWRSQISTFTEQVKVLQEPPLQLTPMY from the coding sequence ATGAACGACCAGGCTTTTACTTTCCAGACATTACACCCGGACACCATTATGGATGCCCTGTTTGAACAGGGTATTCGGGTGGATTCCGGGCTAACACCGTTAAACAGCTACGAAAACCGCGTCTATCAATTTCAGGACGAGGATCGTCAGCGCTTCGTCGTAAAGTTCTATCGTCCTGAACGCTGGTCCGCAGAACAAATTCAGGAAGAGCATCAGTTTGCTCACGATCTGCTGGATGACGATGTTCCCGTTGCCGCACCGCTAAAATTCAATAACCAAACGCTCCTCACGCACGAAGGGTTTTACTACGCTGTATTCCCGAGCCTGGGTGGTCGACAGTTTGAAGCGGATAATATCGATCAGATGGAGTGGGTTGCCCGCTATCTTGGGCGTATACACCAGACGGGACGCAAAAAAGCCTTTATTGCTCGCCCGACTATCGGGATTCAGGAATACCTTCTTGAACCGCGGGGAATATTCGAAACGTCTGCCATGATCCCCACTGCGTTAAAGGATGATTTCCTCAACGCCACCGATAAGCTCATTGCTGCAGTTAAAACCTGCTGGCGCGACGATATTGCCGTTCTGCGCCTGCATGGTGATTGTCATGCTGGAAATATCCTCTGGCGTGATGGCCCGCTGTTTGTCGATCTCGATGATGCGCGTATGGGGCCAGCGGTTCAGGACCTGTGGATGCTTCTCAATGGCGATAAAGCCGAGCAACGCATGCAGCTTGAAACCATTATTGAAGCTTATGAAGAATTTAGCCCGTTTAATTCAGACGAAATTGCCCTGATTGAGCCTTTACGTGCGATGCGTTTTGTTTATTATCTCGCATGGTTAATCAGGCGTTGGGACGATCCCGCATTTCCCCGGAATTTCCCGTGGCTTACCGGAGAGGATTACTGGCGTAGCCAGATATCTACATTTACTGAGCAGGTCAAGGTTCTTCAGGAACCCCCTCTGCAATTAACGCCGATGTATTAA
- a CDS encoding YihD family protein → MKCKRLNEVIELLQPAWQKEPELNLMQFLQKLAKESGFDGDLADLSDDILIYHLKMRDSAKDAVIPGIQKDYEEDFKTALLRARGVIKE, encoded by the coding sequence ATGAAATGTAAACGTCTGAATGAAGTTATTGAACTCCTCCAGCCCGCCTGGCAAAAAGAGCCAGAGCTAAATCTGATGCAATTTTTACAGAAACTGGCGAAAGAGTCAGGTTTTGACGGCGATCTGGCAGACCTTTCTGACGACATCCTGATCTACCACCTTAAAATGCGTGACTCTGCCAAAGATGCTGTTATTCCTGGTATTCAGAAGGATTATGAGGAAGATTTTAAGACTGCATTATTGCGCGCCCGAGGCGTAATTAAAGAGTAA
- the mobA gene encoding molybdenum cofactor guanylyltransferase MobA, translated as MNLSQEIIGVVLAGGRATRMGGKDKGLQRLNGKPLWQCVADTLAGQVSTMVISANRHIDTYQLSGYAVYQDILEDFPGPLAGMLSVMQQSQGEWFIFCPCDTPFIPSCLVERLLQLRGTAPVVWVHDGERDHPAIALMHRSLAPALQSYLAAGERRVMVFMRESGGHPVDFSDLKSAFVNVNTREDLQMMQEKR; from the coding sequence GTGAATCTTAGCCAGGAAATCATTGGGGTCGTTCTGGCAGGTGGCAGAGCGACGCGAATGGGAGGAAAAGATAAGGGTCTTCAACGCCTGAATGGCAAACCCTTATGGCAATGTGTCGCTGACACGCTTGCAGGCCAGGTGTCGACAATGGTCATCAGCGCTAACCGGCATATCGATACTTACCAGCTCAGCGGGTACGCCGTTTACCAGGATATCCTTGAGGATTTCCCGGGACCGCTGGCCGGTATGCTTTCGGTTATGCAACAGTCTCAAGGAGAGTGGTTTATCTTCTGTCCCTGCGATACCCCGTTTATTCCGTCCTGTCTTGTCGAGCGTTTGTTACAGCTTCGCGGTACGGCCCCTGTGGTTTGGGTACATGACGGCGAGCGTGACCACCCTGCTATCGCATTGATGCACCGATCGCTAGCGCCTGCCCTGCAGTCCTATCTGGCTGCGGGTGAGCGCAGGGTGATGGTTTTTATGCGCGAGTCTGGCGGCCATCCCGTTGATTTTAGCGATTTGAAATCAGCATTTGTGAACGTGAATACGCGTGAAGATCTGCAGATGATGCAGGAGAAAAGATGA
- the polA gene encoding DNA polymerase I, translated as MVQIPENPLILVDGSSYLYRAYHAFPPLTNSAGEPTGAMYGVLNMLRSLILQYQPTHAAVVFDAKGKTFRDELFEHYKSHRPPMPDDLRAQIEPLHTMVKAMGLPLLAVSGVEADDVIGTLAREAEKMGRPVLISTGDKDMAQLVTPGITLINTMTNTILGPEEVVTKYGVPPELIIDFLALMGDSSDNIPGVPGVGEKTAQALLQGLGGLDTLYAESDKIAGLSFRGAKTMAGKLEENKEVAYLSYKLATIKTDVELELGCEQLEVQQPSADDLLSLFKKYEFKRWITDVEAGKWLQAKGAKPAAKPKETIVVDAEEQAEEEAVALSFDNYETILEESQLIAWIEKLKKAPVFAFDTETDSLDNISANMVGLSFATEPGIAAYVPVAHDYLDAPEQISRERVLELLKPILEDEKALKVGQNLKYDRGILQNYGIELRGIAFDTMLESYILDSVAGRHDMDSLSDRWLKHKTITFEEIAGKGKNQLTFNQIALEEAGRYAAEDADVTLQLHLKMWPKLQKHEGPLNVFQHIEMPLVPVLSRIERNGVKIDPTVLHNHSGELAQRLTELEQKAHELAGEPFNLSSPKQLQTILFEKQGIKPLKKTPGGAPSTSEEVLEELALDYPLPKVILQYRGLAKLKSTYTDKLPLMINPKTGRVHTSYHQAVAATGRLSSTDPNLQNIPVRNEEGRRIRQAFIAPEDYLIVSADYSQIELRIMAHLSRDKGLLTAFAEGKDIHRATAAEVFGLPLDSVTNEQRRSAKAINFGLIYGMSAFGLSRQLNIPRKESQKYMDLYFERYPGVLEYMERTRAQAKEKGYVETLDGRRLYLPDIKSSNAARRAGAERAAINAPMQGTAADIIKRAMIAVDAWLEEEKPRVKMIMQVHDELVFEVHKDDLDAVSKKIHELMESSMTLDVPLLVEVGSGENWDQAH; from the coding sequence ATGGTTCAGATCCCAGAAAACCCTCTTATTCTCGTCGATGGCTCTTCTTACCTGTATCGGGCATACCATGCGTTTCCTCCTCTGACCAATAGCGCAGGGGAACCCACCGGCGCAATGTACGGCGTGCTGAACATGCTGCGCAGCCTGATCCTTCAGTATCAGCCAACCCATGCGGCTGTGGTCTTTGATGCGAAAGGTAAAACTTTCCGCGATGAGCTGTTTGAGCATTACAAATCTCACCGTCCGCCAATGCCTGACGATCTGCGTGCGCAGATTGAGCCGCTGCACACCATGGTAAAAGCGATGGGGCTGCCGCTGCTGGCCGTCTCTGGCGTTGAAGCCGATGACGTCATCGGTACGCTGGCGCGTGAAGCAGAAAAGATGGGGCGTCCGGTACTGATCAGCACCGGTGATAAAGATATGGCGCAGCTGGTGACGCCAGGTATCACCCTGATTAACACCATGACCAACACCATTCTGGGGCCTGAAGAGGTGGTCACAAAGTATGGCGTGCCGCCTGAGCTGATTATCGACTTCCTCGCGTTGATGGGCGACTCCTCGGATAACATCCCGGGTGTCCCTGGCGTCGGTGAAAAAACCGCGCAGGCGCTGCTTCAGGGGCTGGGCGGTCTGGACACGCTGTACGCGGAATCGGATAAAATCGCCGGGCTCTCCTTCCGTGGCGCAAAAACCATGGCCGGAAAACTGGAAGAGAACAAAGAGGTGGCTTATCTCTCCTATAAGCTGGCGACAATCAAAACCGATGTCGAACTGGAGCTGGGTTGTGAGCAGCTTGAAGTGCAACAGCCTTCCGCTGACGATCTGCTGAGCCTGTTTAAGAAATACGAATTCAAGCGCTGGATCACTGACGTGGAAGCCGGTAAATGGCTGCAGGCAAAAGGGGCCAAACCTGCTGCAAAGCCGAAGGAGACGATCGTCGTTGACGCAGAAGAGCAGGCGGAAGAAGAAGCCGTGGCGCTTTCCTTCGACAACTACGAAACCATTCTTGAAGAGTCGCAGCTGATCGCCTGGATCGAGAAACTGAAAAAGGCACCGGTCTTTGCCTTTGATACCGAAACTGACAGTCTCGATAACATCTCAGCCAATATGGTTGGCCTGTCATTTGCGACAGAGCCGGGTATTGCCGCCTACGTTCCTGTGGCGCACGATTACCTGGATGCGCCGGAGCAAATTTCCCGTGAACGCGTGCTTGAGCTGCTGAAGCCGATCCTGGAAGACGAAAAGGCGCTCAAGGTTGGGCAAAACCTCAAGTACGACCGCGGCATTCTGCAAAACTACGGCATTGAACTGCGCGGGATTGCCTTCGACACCATGCTTGAATCCTACATTCTGGACAGCGTCGCGGGCCGTCATGATATGGATTCCTTATCTGACCGCTGGCTGAAGCACAAAACCATCACCTTTGAAGAGATTGCCGGTAAAGGGAAAAATCAGCTCACCTTTAACCAGATTGCTCTTGAAGAGGCGGGGCGCTACGCGGCGGAAGACGCCGATGTCACGCTGCAATTGCACCTGAAGATGTGGCCAAAACTGCAGAAGCATGAAGGACCGCTGAACGTGTTCCAGCATATCGAGATGCCGCTGGTGCCCGTGCTGTCACGCATTGAACGTAACGGCGTGAAAATCGACCCAACGGTGCTGCATAACCACTCCGGGGAGCTGGCGCAGCGCTTGACCGAGCTCGAGCAAAAAGCGCATGAGCTTGCAGGCGAGCCGTTTAACCTCTCTTCACCGAAGCAGCTGCAAACCATTCTGTTTGAAAAGCAGGGCATCAAGCCGCTGAAGAAAACCCCAGGCGGCGCACCGTCAACCTCTGAAGAGGTGCTGGAAGAGCTGGCGCTGGATTACCCGCTGCCAAAAGTGATTCTGCAGTACCGTGGTCTCGCGAAGCTGAAGTCCACCTACACCGACAAGCTCCCGCTGATGATCAACCCTAAAACGGGTCGTGTGCACACGTCGTATCATCAGGCTGTCGCGGCGACCGGTCGTCTCTCATCAACAGATCCTAACCTGCAGAACATCCCGGTACGTAACGAAGAAGGCCGCCGTATTCGCCAGGCTTTCATCGCGCCAGAGGATTATCTGATTGTCTCTGCTGACTACTCGCAAATTGAGCTGCGCATTATGGCGCATCTGTCCCGCGACAAAGGCCTGCTGACCGCGTTTGCCGAAGGGAAGGATATCCACCGGGCAACCGCGGCGGAAGTCTTCGGCCTGCCGCTGGACAGCGTGACCAACGAGCAGCGCCGCAGTGCTAAGGCGATCAACTTCGGCCTGATTTACGGCATGAGTGCATTTGGTCTTTCGCGCCAGCTCAACATTCCGCGTAAAGAGTCGCAGAAGTATATGGATCTCTACTTCGAGCGTTATCCGGGCGTGCTGGAATATATGGAACGCACCCGCGCGCAGGCGAAGGAAAAAGGTTACGTCGAAACCCTGGATGGCCGCCGTCTCTACTTACCGGACATCAAATCCAGCAACGCGGCGCGTCGCGCTGGCGCAGAGCGTGCGGCGATCAACGCCCCGATGCAGGGTACCGCGGCGGACATTATTAAGCGTGCAATGATCGCCGTTGATGCCTGGCTGGAAGAAGAGAAGCCTCGCGTGAAAATGATCATGCAGGTACACGATGAACTGGTATTTGAAGTGCACAAAGACGACCTAGACGCCGTGTCGAAGAAGATCCACGAACTGATGGAAAGCAGCATGACGCTAGACGTGCCGTTGCTGGTGGAAGTGGGAAGTGGCGAAAACTGGGATCAGGCTCACTAA
- the mobB gene encoding molybdopterin-guanine dinucleotide biosynthesis protein MobB — MIPVVAISAWSGTGKTTLLKKLIPALCARGIRPGLIKHTHHNMDVDKPGKDSYALRKAGAAQTMVASTQRWALMTETPDEAPLDLAYLVSRMDHSTLDLVLVEGFKHEAVPKILLFRSDAGHDFSELTLDEHVIAVASDVVLPLEVPVLDLNDVDGIAEFIVAWSAV, encoded by the coding sequence ATGATACCTGTTGTAGCCATTTCCGCCTGGAGTGGGACCGGGAAAACCACGCTGCTGAAAAAGCTCATTCCTGCGCTTTGTGCAAGAGGTATCCGTCCAGGATTGATTAAGCATACCCACCATAATATGGATGTCGATAAACCGGGCAAAGATAGCTATGCGTTGCGTAAAGCGGGGGCGGCACAAACGATGGTGGCAAGTACTCAACGCTGGGCGTTGATGACAGAAACGCCGGATGAGGCACCGCTGGATCTCGCTTATCTGGTCAGCCGGATGGATCATTCCACGCTCGATCTGGTGCTGGTTGAGGGATTTAAGCATGAGGCCGTGCCTAAGATCCTGCTGTTCAGAAGCGATGCCGGGCATGATTTCAGCGAGTTAACGCTGGATGAGCATGTGATTGCGGTGGCCAGTGATGTTGTATTGCCGCTTGAGGTTCCGGTGCTGGACTTAAATGATGTGGATGGGATTGCGGAGTTTATTGTGGCGTGGAGTGCAGTTTGA
- a CDS encoding YshB family small membrane protein — protein MLETIVNMLSSGAAESHTPQTAVAAMLCAALVGLFS, from the coding sequence ATGCTGGAAACAATCGTGAATATGCTCTCTAGCGGAGCCGCTGAAAGCCACACGCCACAAACAGCCGTTGCGGCTATGTTGTGCGCGGCGCTGGTTGGGCTGTTTAGCTAG
- the hemN gene encoding oxygen-independent coproporphyrinogen III oxidase, with product MSAPTIDWDLALIQKYNYSGPRYTSYPTALEFSDAFGEGDFQQAVARYPERPLSLYVHIPFCHKLCYFCGCNKIVTRQQHKADQYLDALEQEIVHRAPLFAGRHVSQLHWGGGTPTYLNKAQISRLMTLLRGNFSFNADAEISIEVDPREIELDVLDHLRAEGFNRLSMGVQDFNKEVQRLVNREQDEEFIFALLNHAREIGFTSTNIDLIYGLPKQTPESFAFTLKRVAELNPDRLSVFNYAHLPTLFAAQRKIKDADLPSAQQKLDILQETITSLTETGYQFIGMDHFARPDDELAIAQREGVLHRNFQGYTTQGDTDLLGMGVSAISMIGDCYAQNQKELKRYYQQVDETGNALWRGIALTRDDCIRRDVIKVLICNFRLDFSDVESQWDLHFSDYFAEDLKLIAPLAKDGLVDVSESAIEVTPKGRLLIRNICMCFDAYLRQKARLQQFSRVI from the coding sequence ATGTCAGCACCAACTATCGACTGGGATTTGGCCCTAATCCAGAAATATAACTATTCCGGGCCGCGTTATACGTCATACCCCACCGCGCTGGAGTTCTCCGATGCCTTCGGCGAGGGTGATTTCCAGCAGGCTGTCGCGCGCTATCCTGAGCGTCCGCTGTCGCTCTACGTCCATATTCCGTTCTGCCACAAGCTGTGTTACTTCTGCGGCTGCAATAAAATCGTTACCCGTCAGCAGCATAAAGCCGACCAGTATCTTGATGCGCTCGAACAAGAAATTGTGCATCGCGCACCGCTGTTTGCTGGCCGTCACGTCAGCCAGCTTCACTGGGGCGGCGGTACGCCAACCTATCTGAATAAAGCGCAAATCAGCCGCCTGATGACCCTGCTGCGCGGCAATTTCAGTTTTAACGCCGACGCTGAAATCTCGATCGAAGTCGATCCGCGTGAAATTGAGCTGGATGTACTGGATCACTTACGCGCCGAAGGCTTCAATCGTCTGAGCATGGGCGTGCAGGATTTCAATAAAGAGGTTCAGCGTCTGGTGAACCGCGAGCAGGACGAAGAATTTATCTTCGCCTTACTCAACCACGCGCGTGAGATTGGTTTCACCTCGACCAATATCGACCTGATTTACGGCCTGCCAAAGCAGACGCCGGAGAGCTTCGCCTTCACCCTGAAGCGCGTGGCCGAACTCAACCCGGACCGCCTGAGCGTCTTTAACTATGCGCACCTGCCGACGCTCTTTGCCGCCCAGCGCAAAATCAAAGATGCCGATCTTCCTTCTGCCCAGCAGAAGCTGGATATTCTGCAGGAAACCATCACCTCGCTGACCGAAACCGGCTATCAGTTTATCGGGATGGATCACTTCGCCCGTCCGGATGACGAGTTGGCGATTGCTCAGCGGGAAGGCGTTCTGCACCGCAACTTCCAGGGCTACACGACGCAGGGCGATACCGATTTGCTGGGGATGGGCGTCTCCGCCATCAGTATGATTGGCGACTGTTACGCGCAGAACCAGAAAGAGCTGAAGCGCTACTACCAGCAGGTTGATGAAACGGGCAACGCGCTGTGGCGCGGCATTGCGTTAACGCGCGACGACTGCATCCGTCGTGATGTCATTAAGGTGCTCATCTGCAACTTCCGTCTCGATTTCAGCGACGTTGAGTCGCAGTGGGATCTGCATTTTAGCGATTATTTTGCGGAAGACCTGAAGCTGATTGCACCGCTGGCGAAAGACGGGCTGGTGGATGTGTCAGAGAGCGCGATTGAGGTCACGCCGAAAGGGCGTCTGTTGATTCGTAATATCTGCATGTGCTTTGACGCCTATCTGCGTCAGAAAGCGCGCCTGCAGCAGTTCTCGCGGGTGATTTAA
- a CDS encoding acyltransferase, translated as MPRLLAAITLLLSIILTILVTVACSVPIILAGIIKLLLPVPAVWRAVSAFCNFMMYCWCEGLAILLCLNPHLKWDIKGLESLNKKNWYLLICNHHSWADIVVLCVLFRKHIPMNKYFLKQQLAWVPFIGLACWALDMPFMKRYSRSYLIRHPERRGKDVETTRRSCEKFRAHPTTIVNFVEGSRFTEEKHQQTRSPYQHLLPPKAAGIAMALNVLGAQFDKLLNVTLCYPENDKTPFFDMLSGKLTRIVVRVDLVPIDAGLHGDYVNDKNFKRRFQQWLNTIWKEKDEQIDKIKSSYKNAGQ; from the coding sequence ATGCCGAGATTGCTCGCTGCAATAACATTACTGTTAAGCATTATTTTAACTATTCTGGTGACGGTCGCCTGCTCTGTACCGATCATTCTCGCCGGAATCATTAAACTGCTGCTGCCTGTCCCCGCGGTGTGGCGAGCCGTGTCCGCATTTTGTAACTTCATGATGTACTGCTGGTGCGAAGGACTGGCGATACTGCTGTGCCTTAACCCGCATCTGAAGTGGGATATCAAAGGGCTGGAGAGCCTTAACAAGAAGAACTGGTATCTGCTGATCTGCAATCACCACAGCTGGGCGGACATCGTGGTGTTATGCGTGCTTTTTCGCAAACACATCCCGATGAACAAATACTTTCTGAAACAGCAGCTCGCCTGGGTGCCTTTTATCGGGCTGGCCTGCTGGGCGCTCGATATGCCGTTTATGAAACGCTATTCGCGCAGCTATTTGATTCGTCATCCCGAGCGTCGCGGCAAAGATGTGGAGACCACGCGCCGTTCCTGCGAAAAGTTTCGCGCGCATCCAACGACCATCGTGAACTTTGTTGAAGGCTCCCGGTTTACGGAAGAGAAGCATCAACAAACCCGGTCTCCCTATCAGCATCTGCTGCCGCCGAAGGCGGCGGGTATTGCGATGGCGCTTAACGTACTGGGTGCACAGTTCGATAAACTCCTGAACGTCACGCTCTGCTATCCGGAAAATGATAAGACGCCATTCTTCGATATGCTCAGCGGCAAACTGACGCGCATTGTTGTGCGTGTCGATCTGGTCCCGATAGATGCCGGGCTGCACGGTGATTACGTTAACGATAAGAATTTCAAACGTCGTTTCCAGCAGTGGCTCAATACGATCTGGAAAGAGAAAGACGAACAGATAGACAAGATTAAATCTTCATACAAAAACGCCGGTCAGTGA